From Vogesella sp. XCS3, the proteins below share one genomic window:
- a CDS encoding bifunctional acetate--CoA ligase family protein/GNAT family N-acetyltransferase, with the protein MKPHYLTPLFSPRNVAVVGASDTPGSVGQAIFANLLAGNFQGKLYPVNLHHRVVGGIPAYTSVKLIEGPVDMVVVTTALRSLPGIVKDCGKKGVKGILLAKDFGDSEAQEREALNEAVSIAKHYGIRILGPNVLGLMRPVAGFNASNYTSKVKAGNLALVSQSSALCTAMLDWADSKGIGFSSVVSVGEALDVEFGEILDYLVSDNFTQGILLHVHHVHDARRFMSALRAAARTKPVVVVKSGRYEDDVTGLMHSSNLVESGDVFDAALSRAGVLRVATIAQLFTAAKVLAANYRVAGKRLAIVTNGIGPGVLAADSAYMYGVELAKLAPATLELLNESLPANWSHGNPVDIIGDASPVRFRTAVKACLDDPNVDGVLVIFTPQAGTDHLTTAQLMVGLQRESSKPMFLSWLGDAKVSESRELFSKAKCAHFRAPEFAIEVFRNLASYHHNQKMLLQTPAPLEGEQVVPDVLKARAVITTALLEGRSVLSERESKEVLAAFNIPVNRTTLAKDVDEAIGLAAEIGYPVVLKIDSPDIIYKSDVGGVELNISNEHSLREAFAGIMTRTREAQPDARIEGVSVQAMRKRRHARELMVGVTHDASFGPVITFGAGGIAVEIMQDRALSLPPVNHYLVERMIDKTRIGKILGPFKNMPGVDIDTLKSVLLHVSELVCELPEVREMDINPLVADESGVIALDARIIVQTVKRTKPYGHMAIMPYPMHMVHCSMLKDGTPVNIRPVRPEDAYMTQEFVRNLSEESRYNRYMSSIKQLSQTMLVRFTQLDYDREMALAMTRETAEGEEQLAVARYVTDPDNESCEFALEVADHWQGKGIGVILMNALFDAAREQGLKVMVGEVLAGNKGMLKLMSRLGFVVQVHPEDRALTIVTKDLLQALPVQNSQ; encoded by the coding sequence ATGAAACCGCATTACCTCACACCTTTGTTTTCACCGCGCAATGTGGCCGTGGTGGGTGCCAGCGATACGCCAGGCTCGGTGGGGCAGGCGATTTTTGCCAACCTGCTGGCCGGTAATTTCCAGGGCAAGCTCTACCCCGTGAACCTGCACCACCGCGTGGTGGGCGGCATACCGGCCTATACCTCGGTCAAGCTGATCGAAGGCCCTGTGGATATGGTGGTGGTCACCACCGCGCTGCGCAGCTTGCCCGGCATTGTGAAAGACTGCGGCAAGAAGGGCGTGAAAGGCATCTTGCTGGCCAAGGATTTTGGCGATAGCGAAGCGCAAGAGCGCGAGGCACTGAACGAGGCGGTGTCGATAGCCAAGCACTACGGCATCCGCATCCTGGGGCCGAATGTGCTGGGCCTGATGCGCCCGGTAGCCGGCTTCAATGCCAGCAACTACACCAGTAAGGTGAAGGCCGGCAATCTGGCGCTGGTGTCGCAGTCGTCGGCGCTGTGTACCGCCATGCTGGACTGGGCCGATAGCAAGGGCATCGGCTTTTCCAGCGTGGTATCGGTAGGCGAGGCGCTGGATGTGGAGTTTGGCGAGATTCTGGACTACCTGGTGTCTGACAACTTTACCCAGGGTATTTTGCTGCACGTACACCACGTGCACGACGCCCGCCGCTTTATGAGTGCATTGCGTGCGGCTGCGCGTACCAAGCCGGTGGTGGTAGTGAAATCCGGCCGTTACGAAGACGACGTTACCGGCCTGATGCACTCGTCCAACCTGGTGGAAAGCGGCGACGTGTTCGACGCCGCGCTATCGCGTGCCGGTGTGCTGCGCGTGGCCACCATTGCTCAGCTGTTTACCGCGGCCAAGGTGCTGGCGGCCAACTATCGCGTGGCCGGCAAGCGCCTGGCTATCGTTACTAACGGTATCGGCCCTGGCGTGTTGGCCGCAGACAGTGCCTATATGTACGGCGTGGAGCTGGCCAAGCTGGCGCCGGCCACGCTGGAGCTGCTGAATGAGTCGCTGCCGGCGAACTGGTCGCACGGCAATCCGGTGGACATTATCGGCGACGCCAGCCCGGTGCGCTTCCGTACCGCCGTCAAAGCCTGTCTGGATGACCCGAACGTGGACGGCGTCCTGGTGATTTTCACCCCGCAAGCGGGCACCGACCATCTGACCACCGCCCAGCTGATGGTGGGGCTACAGCGAGAGAGCAGCAAGCCGATGTTCCTGTCGTGGCTGGGCGACGCCAAGGTATCGGAAAGCCGCGAGCTGTTTTCCAAGGCCAAGTGCGCGCATTTCCGCGCGCCCGAGTTTGCCATCGAGGTGTTCCGAAACCTGGCGTCCTACCACCATAACCAGAAAATGCTGCTGCAGACCCCTGCGCCACTGGAGGGCGAGCAGGTGGTGCCTGACGTACTGAAAGCCCGGGCCGTCATTACGACCGCTTTGCTGGAGGGGCGCTCGGTGTTGTCCGAGCGCGAAAGCAAAGAGGTGCTGGCCGCGTTCAATATCCCGGTAAACCGCACCACGCTAGCCAAGGATGTGGATGAAGCCATAGGGTTGGCCGCAGAAATCGGCTACCCCGTGGTGCTGAAGATCGACTCGCCGGACATCATCTACAAGTCTGACGTGGGCGGTGTAGAGCTGAATATCAGTAACGAACACTCCTTGCGCGAAGCCTTTGCCGGCATCATGACCCGCACGCGCGAAGCACAGCCGGATGCGCGCATAGAAGGCGTGTCCGTGCAAGCCATGCGCAAACGCCGCCACGCACGCGAGCTGATGGTAGGGGTAACGCACGATGCGTCGTTTGGCCCGGTGATTACCTTCGGGGCTGGCGGCATTGCGGTAGAGATCATGCAAGACCGGGCGCTGAGCCTGCCGCCGGTGAACCATTATCTGGTCGAGCGCATGATAGACAAAACCCGCATTGGCAAGATTCTGGGCCCGTTCAAGAATATGCCGGGCGTGGATATCGATACGCTCAAGAGCGTGTTGCTGCACGTGTCCGAACTGGTGTGCGAGCTGCCCGAAGTGCGCGAGATGGACATCAACCCGCTGGTGGCCGACGAATCCGGCGTCATTGCCCTGGACGCCCGCATCATCGTGCAGACGGTCAAGCGCACCAAACCGTATGGCCACATGGCCATCATGCCTTACCCCATGCACATGGTGCACTGCTCGATGCTGAAGGACGGTACCCCGGTTAATATCCGCCCGGTACGCCCCGAAGACGCCTACATGACGCAGGAGTTTGTGCGTAACCTGTCGGAAGAAAGCCGCTATAACCGTTATATGTCCAGTATCAAGCAGCTGTCGCAAACCATGCTGGTACGCTTTACCCAGCTGGACTACGACCGTGAAATGGCGCTGGCCATGACCCGTGAAACCGCAGAGGGCGAGGAGCAGCTGGCGGTAGCCCGCTACGTGACCGACCCGGATAACGAAAGCTGCGAGTTCGCACTGGAGGTGGCAGACCACTGGCAGGGCAAAGGTATTGGTGTAATCCTGATGAATGCGCTGTTTGATGCTGCACGTGAACAGGGCCTGAAAGTGATGGTGGGCGAGGTGCTGGCGGGTAACAAAGGCATGCTTAAACTCATGTCCCGCCTAGGCTTTGTGGTGCAGGTACACCCGGAAGACCGGGCCCTGACTATCGTCACTAAAGACCTGCTGCAAGCGCTTCCTGTGCAAAACAGCCAATAA
- the rpsP gene encoding 30S ribosomal protein S16: MVVIRLARGGSKNRPFYNIVVTDSRNRRDGRFIERLGFYNAVANDKQERVRLAMDRVNYWIGVGAQVTDSVAKLLKDQPKAA; this comes from the coding sequence ATGGTAGTAATTCGTCTCGCACGTGGCGGCTCCAAGAACCGTCCGTTCTACAACATCGTTGTTACCGACTCCCGCAACCGTCGCGATGGCCGCTTCATCGAGCGTCTGGGTTTCTACAATGCTGTCGCTAACGACAAGCAAGAGCGCGTTCGTCTGGCCATGGACCGCGTTAACTACTGGATCGGCGTTGGCGCGCAAGTGACCGACTCCGTAGCCAAGCTGCTGAAAGACCAGCCGAAGGCTGCCTGA
- the rimM gene encoding ribosome maturation factor RimM (Essential for efficient processing of 16S rRNA) — translation MRDADLVVMGFVRGAFGVRGWVKVQADTQYADSLFDYPQWWLKKDGEWKPYTFTDGSAQPKGLVVKFDGVDDREIAAGMRGMQIAIARDQLPAAADDEYYWIDLIGLDVVNKEDIVLGKVAELMETGANDVLVVRGDTDERLIPFVSDYIVDVDLAAKRITVDWGLDY, via the coding sequence ATGCGTGACGCTGATCTAGTTGTAATGGGGTTTGTCCGCGGCGCCTTTGGCGTTCGTGGCTGGGTGAAAGTCCAGGCGGATACCCAGTACGCCGACAGTCTTTTCGACTACCCGCAATGGTGGTTGAAAAAAGACGGCGAATGGAAACCCTATACCTTTACGGATGGCTCCGCCCAGCCTAAGGGTCTGGTTGTCAAATTTGATGGCGTTGACGATCGGGAAATCGCCGCAGGGATGCGTGGCATGCAAATTGCCATCGCCCGCGATCAGCTGCCGGCAGCGGCAGATGATGAGTATTACTGGATTGATTTGATCGGCCTTGACGTGGTGAACAAGGAAGACATCGTGCTGGGCAAAGTTGCCGAGCTGATGGAAACCGGCGCCAATGACGTCCTGGTTGTCCGTGGTGATACGGATGAGCGGCTGATACCTTTTGTGTCCGATTACATTGTCGATGTAGATCTGGCCGCAAAACGGATTACCGTGGACTGGGGTCTGGATTATTAA
- the trmD gene encoding tRNA (guanosine(37)-N1)-methyltransferase TrmD, translating into MQLDAITLFPEMFDAITRFGVSRRAIEQSIWQFSAWNPRDFTSDNHRTVDDRTYGGGPGMVMLVEPLEKAIAAARARQAAAGVDKSHVVYLSPQGAPLTHDKVSKLAGMPGLILLCGRYEGVDERLIDREVDEEISVGDYVLSGGELPAMVLMDAMVRLLPGVLNDAQSAYEDSFVDGLLDCPHYTRPEEYRGVRVPDVLMSGNHAMIAKWRLKQSLGRTFERRPDLLKNRTLSKQESRLLAEYQQEQDLLKNKEQ; encoded by the coding sequence ATGCAGCTTGATGCGATTACGCTGTTTCCCGAGATGTTTGACGCAATTACCCGCTTTGGCGTAAGCCGGCGGGCAATTGAACAATCGATCTGGCAGTTTTCAGCGTGGAATCCACGCGACTTCACCAGTGACAACCATCGCACCGTAGACGACCGCACTTATGGTGGCGGCCCCGGCATGGTGATGTTGGTTGAACCGCTGGAAAAAGCGATTGCAGCAGCGCGCGCACGACAGGCCGCTGCCGGTGTTGATAAATCACACGTGGTTTATCTGTCGCCGCAGGGTGCCCCCCTGACGCACGACAAAGTCAGCAAGCTGGCTGGCATGCCAGGCCTGATTTTGCTGTGTGGCCGTTATGAAGGGGTGGACGAGCGCCTGATCGATCGTGAAGTCGATGAAGAAATTTCGGTAGGTGATTATGTGTTGTCCGGTGGCGAGCTGCCGGCGATGGTCCTGATGGACGCCATGGTGCGTCTCTTGCCTGGGGTGTTGAACGACGCCCAGTCTGCCTACGAAGATTCGTTTGTGGATGGCTTGCTGGACTGCCCGCATTACACCCGCCCTGAAGAATATCGTGGTGTGCGCGTACCGGATGTCCTGATGTCCGGCAACCATGCCATGATCGCCAAGTGGCGTTTGAAGCAGTCGCTGGGCCGCACTTTCGAGCGCCGCCCGGATTTGCTGAAAAACCGCACTTTATCCAAACAGGAATCTCGGCTGCTGGCAGAGTACCAGCAGGAACAAGATCTCCTCAAAAACAAGGAGCAGTAA
- the rplS gene encoding 50S ribosomal protein L19 gives MDLIQKLEQEEIARLGKTIPEFAPGDTVIVQVKVKEGNRERLQAYEGVVIAIRNRGLNSSFIVRKISSGEGVERTFQTFSPLVASIEVKRRGAVRRAKLYYLRGRTGKSARIKEKLVRK, from the coding sequence ATGGATCTGATCCAGAAACTGGAACAGGAAGAAATCGCCCGTCTGGGTAAAACCATCCCTGAATTTGCACCGGGCGATACCGTTATCGTTCAGGTAAAAGTAAAAGAGGGTAACCGCGAGCGTCTGCAGGCTTACGAAGGCGTTGTTATCGCCATCCGTAACCGCGGTCTGAACAGCTCCTTCATCGTGCGCAAGATCTCTTCCGGCGAAGGCGTTGAGCGTACTTTCCAGACTTTCTCCCCGCTGGTAGCTTCCATCGAAGTGAAGCGTCGCGGTGCTGTGCGTCGTGCCAAGCTGTACTACCTGCGTGGTCGTACCGGCAAATCCGCACGTATCAAGGAAAAGCTGGTTCGCAAGTAA
- the xerD gene encoding site-specific tyrosine recombinase XerD: protein MQQAAKSLYLDAFLDTLWLADNLSANTLAAYRRDLLRLEAALQPFGHTLDTADTPALEQVMLGLIDTDKPATRARRLSAARRFYHYLCQQKLREDDPSARLQAPRLGLRLPGTLSEAHVDGLLAAPDTDTPLGLRDRALIETLYATGLRVSELVGLTLGQLYLGEGYVRIVGKGNKERLVPLGQVAEHWLRRYLAESRPLIMGAARSEDVFVSNRKQAMTRQMAWHLITRYGKQAGAPPLSPHTLRHAFATHLVNHGADLRVVQLLLGHASLSTTQIYTHVARERLKALHAAHHPRG from the coding sequence ATGCAACAGGCAGCAAAATCGCTTTACCTCGACGCCTTTCTTGACACTCTCTGGCTGGCCGACAACCTGTCGGCCAATACCCTGGCGGCGTACCGCCGCGACCTGTTGCGGCTGGAGGCGGCCTTGCAGCCATTTGGCCATACCCTGGACACAGCAGATACGCCGGCGCTGGAGCAGGTGATGCTGGGCCTGATCGATACCGACAAGCCGGCTACCCGCGCGCGGCGCCTGTCGGCTGCGCGGCGCTTTTACCATTACCTGTGCCAGCAGAAGCTGCGTGAAGACGACCCGTCGGCTCGCCTGCAAGCGCCCCGGCTGGGCCTGCGTCTGCCGGGTACGCTGTCGGAGGCGCATGTGGACGGCTTGTTGGCCGCACCCGATACCGATACGCCTCTGGGGCTACGCGATCGTGCCCTGATCGAAACCCTGTACGCCACCGGCCTGCGTGTCAGCGAGCTGGTAGGCCTGACTTTGGGTCAGCTGTATCTGGGCGAAGGCTATGTGCGCATTGTGGGCAAAGGCAATAAGGAGCGGCTGGTGCCGCTGGGGCAGGTGGCCGAGCACTGGCTGCGCCGCTACCTGGCCGAAAGCCGGCCGCTCATCATGGGGGCGGCGCGTAGCGAAGACGTATTCGTCAGCAACCGCAAACAGGCTATGACCCGGCAAATGGCCTGGCACCTGATAACCCGCTACGGCAAACAAGCCGGGGCGCCGCCGCTCAGCCCGCATACGCTGCGGCATGCCTTCGCTACCCATCTGGTCAACCACGGCGCCGATTTGCGCGTGGTTCAGCTGCTGTTGGGGCATGCCAGCCTGTCTACCACCCAGATCTACACGCACGTGGCCCGCGAGCGGCTGAAGGCGCTGCACGCGGCGCACCACCCGCGCGGCTAA